The following proteins are encoded in a genomic region of Hirundo rustica isolate bHirRus1 chromosome 15, bHirRus1.pri.v3, whole genome shotgun sequence:
- the SBK1 gene encoding serine/threonine-protein kinase SBK1 isoform X1 — translation MDSFCFVCFQKEELQPLHLHSATMSAGSIEQEPSRKLGCCGVPLITEDMQSLAIRTLSGTDITKHYDLIRELGKGTYGKVDLVSHKSTGTKMALKFVNKSKTKLKNFLREFSITNTLSSSPFIIKVFDVVFETEDCYVFAQEYAPGGDLFDIIPPQVGLPEELVKRCVQQLGLALDYMHSKSLVHRDIKPENVLLFDRDCRRVKLADFGMTRKVGCRVKRISGTIPYTAPEVCQAGRAEGFAVDTSIDVWAFGVLIFCVLTGNFPWEAAVASDAFFEEFVRWQKGRLAGLPSQWRRFTDGALRMFQRLLALDPEKRCPVKEVFYFIKCDLMAEVRCRPSYRSRKHARDKLPAGPHCHEAGGSCTPAPLKRTVLTEGSGARGPEPGAAAPGSASRTDGRQDKGKGQMVLATAIEICV, via the exons ATGGATTCCTTCTGCTTCGTCTGCTTCCAgaaagaggagctgcagcccctgcacctGCACAG CGCAACCATGAGCGCGGGCTCGATTGAGCAGGAGCCGTCGCGCAAGCTGGGCTGCTGCGGGGTGCCCCTCATCACCGAGGACATGCAGTCCCTGGCCATCCGCACCCTCTCGGGCACTGACATCACCAAGCACTATGACCTCATCCGCGAGCTCGGCAAGGGCACCTACGGCAAGGTGGACCTGGTGTCCCACAAAAGCACAG GCACCAAGATGGCCCTGAAGTTCGTCAACAAGAGCAAGACGAAGCTGAAGAACTTCCTGCGGGAATTCAGCATCACCAACACgctctcctccagccccttcaTCATCAAGGTCTTCGACGTGGTCTTCGAGACCGAGGACTGCTACGTCTTTGCTCAGGAGTACGCCCCCGGCGGGGACCTCTTCGACATCATCCCGCCTCAG GTGGGGCTCCCCGAGGAGCTGGTGAAGCGCTGCGTGCAGCAGCTGGGCCTGGCCCTCGACTACATGCACAGCAAGAGCCTGGTGCACCGGGACATCAAACCGGAGAACGTGCTGCTCTTCGACCGCGACTGCCGCCGCGTCAAGCTGGCCGATTTCGGCATGACGCGCAAGGTGGGCTGCCGGGTCAAGCGCATCAGCGGCACCATCCCCTACACGGCGCCCGAGGTGTGCCAGGCCGGCCGGGCCGAGGGCTTCGCCGTGGACACCAGCATCGACGTCTGGGCTTTCGGGGTGCTCATCTTCTGCGTCCTCACCGGGAACTTCCCCTGGGAGGCGGCGGTGGCGTCCGACGCCTTCTTCGAGGAGTTTGTGCGGTGGCAGAAGGGGCGGCTGGCCGGGCTGCCCTCGCAGTGGCGGCGTTTCACGGACGGCGCCCTGCGCATGTTCCAGCGCCTGCTGGCCCTCGACCCCGAGAAGCGCTGCCCCGTCAAGGAGGTTTTCTACTTCATCAAGTGCGACCTCATGGCCGAGGTGCGGTGCCGGCCCTCGTACCGCTCCCGCAAGCACGCCAGGGACAAGCTCCCGGCCGGGCCTCACTGCCACGAGGCCGGCGGCTCCTGCACGCCCGCCCCGCTCAAGAGGACCGTGCTGACGGAGGGGAGCGGAGCGCGCGGCCCCGAGCCCGGCGCGGCCGCCCCGGGCTCGGCGAGCAGGACAGACGGACGGCAGGACAAGGGCAAGGGGCAGATGGTCCTGGCCACAGCAATAGAGATCTGCGTGTGA
- the SBK1 gene encoding serine/threonine-protein kinase SBK1 isoform X2, whose product MSAGSIEQEPSRKLGCCGVPLITEDMQSLAIRTLSGTDITKHYDLIRELGKGTYGKVDLVSHKSTGTKMALKFVNKSKTKLKNFLREFSITNTLSSSPFIIKVFDVVFETEDCYVFAQEYAPGGDLFDIIPPQVGLPEELVKRCVQQLGLALDYMHSKSLVHRDIKPENVLLFDRDCRRVKLADFGMTRKVGCRVKRISGTIPYTAPEVCQAGRAEGFAVDTSIDVWAFGVLIFCVLTGNFPWEAAVASDAFFEEFVRWQKGRLAGLPSQWRRFTDGALRMFQRLLALDPEKRCPVKEVFYFIKCDLMAEVRCRPSYRSRKHARDKLPAGPHCHEAGGSCTPAPLKRTVLTEGSGARGPEPGAAAPGSASRTDGRQDKGKGQMVLATAIEICV is encoded by the exons ATGAGCGCGGGCTCGATTGAGCAGGAGCCGTCGCGCAAGCTGGGCTGCTGCGGGGTGCCCCTCATCACCGAGGACATGCAGTCCCTGGCCATCCGCACCCTCTCGGGCACTGACATCACCAAGCACTATGACCTCATCCGCGAGCTCGGCAAGGGCACCTACGGCAAGGTGGACCTGGTGTCCCACAAAAGCACAG GCACCAAGATGGCCCTGAAGTTCGTCAACAAGAGCAAGACGAAGCTGAAGAACTTCCTGCGGGAATTCAGCATCACCAACACgctctcctccagccccttcaTCATCAAGGTCTTCGACGTGGTCTTCGAGACCGAGGACTGCTACGTCTTTGCTCAGGAGTACGCCCCCGGCGGGGACCTCTTCGACATCATCCCGCCTCAG GTGGGGCTCCCCGAGGAGCTGGTGAAGCGCTGCGTGCAGCAGCTGGGCCTGGCCCTCGACTACATGCACAGCAAGAGCCTGGTGCACCGGGACATCAAACCGGAGAACGTGCTGCTCTTCGACCGCGACTGCCGCCGCGTCAAGCTGGCCGATTTCGGCATGACGCGCAAGGTGGGCTGCCGGGTCAAGCGCATCAGCGGCACCATCCCCTACACGGCGCCCGAGGTGTGCCAGGCCGGCCGGGCCGAGGGCTTCGCCGTGGACACCAGCATCGACGTCTGGGCTTTCGGGGTGCTCATCTTCTGCGTCCTCACCGGGAACTTCCCCTGGGAGGCGGCGGTGGCGTCCGACGCCTTCTTCGAGGAGTTTGTGCGGTGGCAGAAGGGGCGGCTGGCCGGGCTGCCCTCGCAGTGGCGGCGTTTCACGGACGGCGCCCTGCGCATGTTCCAGCGCCTGCTGGCCCTCGACCCCGAGAAGCGCTGCCCCGTCAAGGAGGTTTTCTACTTCATCAAGTGCGACCTCATGGCCGAGGTGCGGTGCCGGCCCTCGTACCGCTCCCGCAAGCACGCCAGGGACAAGCTCCCGGCCGGGCCTCACTGCCACGAGGCCGGCGGCTCCTGCACGCCCGCCCCGCTCAAGAGGACCGTGCTGACGGAGGGGAGCGGAGCGCGCGGCCCCGAGCCCGGCGCGGCCGCCCCGGGCTCGGCGAGCAGGACAGACGGACGGCAGGACAAGGGCAAGGGGCAGATGGTCCTGGCCACAGCAATAGAGATCTGCGTGTGA